From Rhizobium favelukesii, the proteins below share one genomic window:
- a CDS encoding 3'(2'),5'-bisphosphate nucleotidase CysQ: MTDEDTALWRSDLGLIADAARQAGDVALGYFNQSPEVWWKNEGRSPVSAADFAANQKLESILRAARPDYGWLSEETDDDGDRLSRETLFIIDPIDGTRAFLAGQDLWCVSVAVVRHGRPVAGVLYAPALEEFYEAVEGGVALKNGRPITVSTTPLDAPGRFAIAEDVLKAFPEALKHRIERVRHVPSLAYRIAMVADGQIDGTFVKHNSHDWDLAAADLILERAGGRLVDLQGEAPLYNRIQVSHGELCAATAPRLADLLRGIGERRGS, from the coding sequence ATGACTGACGAGGACACAGCCCTCTGGCGGAGCGATCTGGGACTGATCGCAGATGCTGCCAGGCAAGCCGGCGATGTCGCACTCGGTTACTTCAATCAATCGCCGGAAGTCTGGTGGAAGAACGAGGGGCGATCGCCCGTCAGCGCCGCCGATTTCGCAGCCAATCAGAAGCTCGAATCCATCCTCCGTGCAGCCCGGCCGGATTATGGTTGGCTCTCCGAAGAAACCGATGACGATGGCGATCGCCTGTCACGGGAAACACTCTTCATCATTGATCCGATCGATGGCACGCGGGCATTCCTGGCCGGCCAGGATCTATGGTGCGTCAGTGTCGCGGTGGTGCGCCATGGCCGGCCTGTCGCCGGAGTTCTCTACGCTCCGGCTTTGGAAGAATTTTATGAGGCGGTCGAAGGTGGCGTGGCGTTGAAGAACGGTCGACCGATAACCGTATCGACAACACCGCTTGATGCACCGGGGCGCTTTGCGATCGCCGAAGACGTGCTCAAGGCATTTCCGGAAGCGCTCAAGCATCGTATCGAGCGCGTCAGGCACGTACCGTCCTTGGCGTATCGCATCGCCATGGTTGCCGACGGGCAGATCGACGGAACCTTCGTCAAGCACAATTCACACGATTGGGATCTCGCCGCCGCCGATTTGATCTTGGAGCGCGCCGGCGGCCGGCTTGTCGACCTCCAGGGTGAGGCGCCGCTCTATAACCGCATTCAGGTCAGCCACGGCGAACTCTGCGCCGCCACCGCCCCGCGACTCGCCGATCTCTTGAGGGGGATCGGTGAACGACGAGGCAGTTGA
- a CDS encoding DUF4170 domain-containing protein has protein sequence MTESGGKKQLLHLVFGGELESLDEVQFRDLKDLDIVGIFPDYASALTAWKAKAQSTVDNAHMRYFIVHMHRLLDPESKSAQ, from the coding sequence ATGACGGAATCCGGCGGCAAAAAGCAGCTCTTGCATCTCGTGTTCGGCGGCGAACTGGAAAGCTTGGACGAAGTTCAGTTCCGCGATCTGAAGGACCTCGATATCGTCGGCATTTTTCCGGACTATGCCAGCGCACTGACGGCCTGGAAGGCCAAGGCGCAGTCGACCGTGGATAACGCGCACATGCGCTACTTCATCGTCCACATGCACCGTTTGCTGGACCCGGAAAGCAAGTCTGCGCAGTAA
- the waaA gene encoding lipid IV(A) 3-deoxy-D-manno-octulosonic acid transferase: MSGRMARFALGAYQATGTLLTPFVGGYLAYRAAKGKEDHARRLERSGYASADRPAGPLVWFHAASVGETNAVIPLIREIRRRDIHVILTTGTITSAKLAAERIGNDAIHQYVPLDLKPAVSRFLEYWQPDCALIAESEIWPATLMELGRRRIPQILVNARMSDRSFERWGRRPALAEALFENLALVIAQSDVDAERFRDLGARHVMMSGNLKVDTDAPPYDAEVFADYKKQLGGRKTWAAISTFDGEEKAAGIVHRALKERNGQLTIIVPRHPERAEEIEAELVKLGLKVARRTRGDALAPDVDVFLGDTIGEMGLYLRLTEVAFVGRSLFAEGGQNPLEPAMLGCAVLSGSNVQNFREAYQKLARRGSARMVRDTEMLAKGVHYLLTNDDARRNMIEAGIGAVQEMRGALTATVKGLEPYINPLTVKARLLPKAAVQR, from the coding sequence ATGAGCGGTCGCATGGCGCGTTTTGCGCTGGGCGCCTATCAGGCAACGGGAACGTTGCTGACGCCGTTCGTCGGGGGATACCTCGCCTATCGAGCGGCCAAGGGCAAGGAAGACCATGCGCGCCGGCTGGAGCGCTCAGGCTACGCCAGCGCCGACCGCCCGGCCGGACCGCTGGTCTGGTTTCATGCCGCAAGCGTCGGTGAAACGAACGCCGTCATTCCGCTGATCCGGGAAATTCGCCGCCGCGACATCCACGTCATTCTGACGACGGGAACGATCACCTCCGCCAAGTTGGCCGCTGAGCGTATCGGCAACGACGCGATCCACCAGTATGTGCCGCTCGACCTGAAGCCGGCCGTCAGCCGCTTCCTCGAATACTGGCAGCCGGACTGCGCGCTGATCGCCGAATCCGAAATTTGGCCAGCGACCCTGATGGAACTCGGCCGCCGCCGTATCCCGCAGATACTCGTCAACGCTCGCATGTCCGATCGCTCCTTCGAGCGATGGGGCAGGCGTCCGGCACTTGCCGAGGCCTTGTTCGAAAACCTTGCGCTCGTCATTGCGCAGTCAGATGTCGACGCCGAGCGCTTCCGCGATCTTGGCGCGCGCCACGTCATGATGTCGGGCAATCTCAAGGTCGATACCGACGCTCCGCCTTATGATGCTGAAGTATTCGCCGACTACAAGAAGCAGCTCGGCGGCCGCAAGACCTGGGCGGCAATCTCCACCTTCGACGGTGAGGAAAAGGCCGCAGGCATCGTTCATCGGGCGCTGAAGGAACGAAATGGGCAATTGACGATCATCGTTCCCCGCCATCCGGAGCGCGCCGAGGAGATTGAAGCCGAGCTCGTCAAGCTGGGTCTCAAGGTGGCCCGCCGCACCCGCGGCGATGCGCTTGCGCCTGATGTCGATGTGTTCCTCGGAGATACGATCGGCGAAATGGGCCTCTACCTGCGCTTGACGGAGGTTGCCTTCGTCGGCCGTTCGCTTTTTGCCGAGGGTGGGCAAAATCCGCTGGAGCCGGCGATGCTGGGTTGCGCGGTCCTGTCGGGCAGCAATGTGCAGAATTTCCGAGAAGCCTATCAGAAGCTGGCGCGCCGTGGCAGCGCGCGCATGGTCCGCGATACGGAGATGCTCGCCAAGGGTGTCCATTATTTGCTCACCAACGACGACGCACGCCGCAACATGATCGAGGCCGGGATCGGCGCCGTGCAAGAAATGCGTGGCGCGCTGACAGCGACGGTCAAGGGCCTTGAGCCCTATATCAATCCGCTGACGGTGAAGGCGAGGCTGTTGCCGAAGGCGGCTGTGCAGCGCTGA
- a CDS encoding HAD family hydrolase encodes MKAIKGILFDKDGTLLDYDESWLPVNRELARIASEGDPELADRLLLACGMDPVTGHIVPDSLLAAGNTRQISEGLIAAGSKLDAIELTIKLDDLFSHAAEFSVAVTDLAAFFGRLHARGFRLGVASSDNERSIRQTAQRFGFAPFIDYVAGYDSGFGTKPEPGMVLGFCAATDLDPSAVAVVGDNNHDLHMGRNAKVGVTVAVLTGTGSRESLAAASDYCLNDITELEGLLPDLQPA; translated from the coding sequence ATGAAAGCGATCAAAGGGATTCTCTTCGACAAGGACGGCACGCTTCTCGACTACGACGAGAGCTGGCTGCCGGTAAACCGCGAACTGGCGCGCATCGCTTCAGAAGGCGATCCCGAACTTGCGGACCGGCTGCTCCTGGCTTGCGGGATGGATCCGGTCACTGGCCACATCGTCCCCGACAGCCTGCTTGCTGCCGGCAACACGCGTCAGATTTCGGAAGGGTTGATCGCTGCCGGTTCGAAGCTCGACGCAATAGAGCTCACGATCAAGCTGGACGATCTCTTTTCTCACGCCGCCGAGTTTTCCGTCGCGGTCACCGATCTTGCCGCTTTTTTTGGTCGCCTGCATGCGCGTGGCTTTCGCCTTGGCGTTGCCTCGAGCGACAACGAGCGCTCGATCAGGCAGACCGCCCAGCGTTTTGGTTTTGCGCCGTTCATCGATTACGTGGCCGGATACGACAGTGGCTTCGGCACCAAGCCGGAGCCGGGCATGGTGCTTGGTTTCTGCGCGGCGACCGACCTTGACCCCTCCGCGGTCGCCGTCGTCGGTGACAACAACCACGATCTGCATATGGGCCGCAACGCCAAGGTCGGCGTCACCGTGGCCGTGCTGACGGGCACCGGCTCGCGCGAATCGCTCGCCGCCGCATCCGACTACTGTCTAAACGACATCACCGAGCTCGAAGGCTTGCTGCCCGATCTTCAGCCTGCCTGA
- the lpxK gene encoding tetraacyldisaccharide 4'-kinase: protein MVSEAPPFWWSKADWRAWTLYPISFLYGRIAGYRMANAKRASVPVPVICVGNFTVGGAGKTPTALTIARAAKAKGLNPGFLSRGYGGSLDVTTVVDPAHHRALAVGDEPLLLAREALTVISRRRVEGAQRLVKEGADLIIMDDGFQSARLAIDYALLVIDATRGLGNGHIVPGGPVRAPIRQQLRYATALLKVGVGEAADNIVRIAARAAKPYFTASLNVCDSADLSGRSVLAFAGIADPSKFFRTAESVGAQIVARRSFGDHEHLTDDEIDDILSTAERDGLQIVTTAKDFVRLAGHHGKAAELASKCRVIEVEMAFADTLAPGLIIDRAINACRDRRLREGRKA, encoded by the coding sequence ATGGTATCCGAAGCGCCACCCTTCTGGTGGTCGAAAGCCGATTGGCGTGCCTGGACGCTTTATCCGATTTCCTTCCTGTATGGGCGCATTGCCGGCTATCGCATGGCCAACGCCAAGCGCGCCTCAGTTCCGGTGCCCGTCATCTGCGTCGGCAATTTCACCGTCGGCGGTGCTGGCAAGACGCCGACGGCGCTGACCATCGCCCGCGCGGCAAAGGCGAAAGGGCTGAACCCCGGTTTCCTGAGCCGCGGCTATGGCGGTTCGCTCGACGTCACAACGGTCGTCGATCCGGCGCATCACCGTGCACTAGCGGTCGGTGACGAACCCCTGCTGCTTGCCCGCGAAGCTCTGACCGTGATCTCCCGCCGCCGCGTGGAAGGCGCCCAGCGCCTCGTCAAGGAGGGTGCGGACCTGATCATCATGGATGATGGCTTCCAAAGTGCGCGGCTGGCGATCGACTACGCGCTGTTGGTCATCGATGCGACGCGCGGGCTGGGCAACGGCCACATCGTTCCGGGCGGCCCTGTGCGCGCGCCCATCCGCCAGCAGTTGCGCTATGCCACGGCGCTCCTCAAGGTTGGCGTGGGCGAGGCCGCCGACAACATCGTTCGGATCGCCGCGCGCGCCGCCAAGCCGTATTTTACGGCCTCGCTGAACGTTTGCGACAGCGCCGATCTCTCAGGCCGCAGCGTGCTGGCCTTCGCAGGTATTGCCGATCCGTCGAAATTCTTCCGCACGGCCGAATCCGTCGGCGCGCAGATCGTCGCTCGCCGCTCGTTCGGCGATCACGAGCATCTGACTGATGATGAGATCGACGACATACTTTCAACGGCAGAACGCGATGGCCTTCAGATCGTTACGACCGCAAAGGATTTCGTTCGCCTCGCCGGCCATCATGGCAAAGCCGCGGAGCTTGCTTCAAAATGCCGGGTGATCGAGGTGGAGATGGCGTTCGCGGACACCCTGGCGCCAGGGCTTATCATCGACCGGGCGATCAACGCATGCCGCGACCGGCGTTTGAGGGAAGGGCGGAAGGCCTAA
- a CDS encoding DUF2093 domain-containing protein, which yields MNLFEGNGNREAQIRYLDADFQILSPGSYVVCAITGRQIPLDELRYWSVARQEPYADAVASLEADKRAGVLPNQKR from the coding sequence ATGAATTTGTTCGAAGGGAATGGAAACCGCGAAGCGCAGATACGCTATCTCGATGCGGATTTTCAGATCCTGTCGCCGGGCTCCTACGTCGTCTGCGCGATTACCGGCAGGCAGATCCCGCTTGATGAACTGCGCTACTGGAGTGTCGCGCGCCAGGAACCCTATGCCGATGCCGTGGCTTCGCTGGAGGCAGACAAGCGCGCTGGCGTTTTGCCCAACCAGAAGCGTTGA
- the mutL gene encoding DNA mismatch repair endonuclease MutL, whose translation MAIRQLSETLINQIAAGEVIERPASAAKELIENALDAGATRIEIATSGGGKSLLRVSDNGSGMDVADLELAVRRHCTSKISDTLNDIRTLGFRGEALPSIGSVARLSISSRRRDSAGGNEIAVEGGRIAYLRPSPGNPGTIVEVRDLFFATPARLKFLKTEKAEAAAITEVVKRMAIAFPGVRFVLSGTDRTTLELPATGDDHLARMAQILGKDFRDNAIEIDAEREGISLTGFTGVPTFNRGNSAHQYAFVNGRPVQDKLILSAIRGAYAETIPAGRYPVAVLSIALDPVLVDVNVHPAKSDVRFRDPQLVRGLIVGAVREALARGGSRAATTGADGMLRSFRPGFHAGVQRPQQPWSAATSPSRPFDHAANSGFGERPQASFDGLATPTARSDAATPPRMPAPEEPPQRYPLGAARAQIHENYIVAQTDDGLVIVDQHAAHERLVFEAMRKALHSKRLVSQVLLIPEIVDLPEEDCDRLMQFATELGELGLAIERFGPGAIAVRETPAMLGEVDATGLIRQLADEIAEWDTASGLSAKLEYVAATMACHGSVRSGRRLRPEEMNALLRQMEVTPGSGQCNHGRPTYIELKLSDIERLFGRS comes from the coding sequence ATGGCCATCAGACAGCTTTCAGAGACCCTCATCAACCAAATCGCCGCCGGCGAAGTCATCGAGCGGCCGGCGAGCGCTGCCAAGGAACTGATCGAAAACGCCCTTGACGCAGGGGCGACGCGCATCGAGATTGCGACATCCGGCGGCGGCAAGAGCCTGCTGCGGGTTTCAGACAACGGCTCCGGCATGGATGTTGCCGATCTGGAGCTTGCCGTACGGCGGCACTGCACCTCCAAGATCTCCGATACGCTCAACGACATCCGCACGCTCGGCTTTCGCGGCGAGGCGCTGCCATCGATCGGCTCGGTGGCCCGGCTCAGCATTTCCAGCCGCCGCCGCGACAGCGCAGGTGGCAACGAGATAGCCGTTGAGGGCGGCAGGATTGCGTATCTGCGACCATCGCCCGGCAATCCGGGCACGATCGTCGAGGTTCGCGATCTCTTCTTCGCCACACCCGCCCGCCTGAAATTCCTCAAGACCGAGAAGGCAGAGGCTGCGGCGATCACGGAAGTCGTCAAGCGCATGGCGATCGCCTTTCCAGGAGTGCGTTTCGTGCTCTCCGGGACTGACCGCACGACGCTGGAATTACCGGCGACGGGCGACGACCACCTGGCGCGCATGGCGCAGATCCTGGGCAAGGACTTCCGCGACAATGCCATCGAGATCGATGCCGAGCGGGAAGGCATATCGCTGACCGGCTTTACCGGCGTACCGACCTTCAACCGCGGCAACTCGGCCCACCAATACGCCTTCGTCAACGGCCGCCCGGTGCAGGACAAGCTGATCCTGTCGGCGATCCGCGGCGCCTATGCCGAGACGATCCCGGCTGGCCGCTATCCGGTCGCCGTGCTGTCGATCGCACTCGATCCGGTGCTTGTCGACGTCAACGTGCATCCGGCCAAATCGGACGTGCGCTTCCGCGACCCGCAACTGGTGCGTGGCCTAATCGTCGGGGCCGTGCGCGAAGCGCTGGCACGTGGCGGCAGTCGAGCAGCGACAACGGGCGCAGACGGGATGCTGCGTTCCTTCCGGCCCGGGTTCCACGCAGGCGTCCAACGGCCGCAACAGCCCTGGTCGGCCGCGACATCCCCCTCGCGCCCATTTGACCATGCCGCGAACAGCGGCTTCGGGGAACGCCCGCAGGCTTCCTTCGACGGACTGGCGACGCCCACCGCACGCAGCGACGCCGCGACGCCTCCGAGAATGCCCGCGCCAGAAGAGCCGCCGCAGCGCTATCCGCTGGGTGCCGCCCGGGCGCAGATCCACGAAAACTACATTGTGGCGCAGACGGATGATGGTCTCGTCATCGTCGACCAGCACGCTGCGCATGAACGCCTGGTGTTCGAGGCGATGCGCAAGGCACTGCACTCGAAGCGGCTTGTCTCGCAGGTGCTTCTCATTCCTGAAATCGTCGATCTGCCTGAAGAGGATTGCGATCGGCTGATGCAGTTTGCCACGGAGCTCGGCGAGCTGGGGCTGGCGATCGAACGCTTCGGCCCAGGCGCGATCGCAGTGCGCGAGACACCCGCCATGCTCGGCGAAGTGGACGCCACGGGGCTCATCCGGCAGTTGGCGGACGAGATCGCCGAATGGGATACGGCCTCCGGCCTGTCGGCAAAGCTCGAATATGTGGCCGCGACCATGGCCTGCCACGGATCCGTGCGCTCAGGACGGCGACTGCGCCCGGAAGAAATGAACGCGCTTCTGCGCCAGATGGAAGTCACCCCCGGTTCCGGACAGTGCAATCACGGACGCCCGACTTATATTGAGCTCAAGCTTTCGGATATCGAGCGGTTGTTCGGCCGCAGTTGA
- a CDS encoding response regulator, translating to MSAGFEKADTSSVGSEMPAGTSLQTALFDAVCESLDAAFIVYDKTDHMIFASRQVLDFFPISATMLRPGTRLRDFLGAIYDTGIRTPSASNQGALSREDWLSQKIASHWRERFEAVERHGTDRWIRFGKRRLASGYGVCVIQDISEDKKREEQWRSDLERVQLTEDILDNLPFPLFVKDRNLNYVAINIAFCEKYQTTVDEVLGRKSGDLFSKEVAQRFEESDCHVLETGEMSVSRQRQVSRDGVERDIVTRKHRIGKPGRYFLVSTMQDLPRDGADLDEFRFASTVITSSKNSYRRAYVPMNGSGERREPAAMEAIVPENFSGRKILVVTSDVVAEAAALRTLAKYGFEACSVRGEDEEEHFLEIANSSGISLDLLVIDNQLGMRCLELAKQYGLPVLVMDGFQLANELTFQIARHFNRSNHGQVAESIDADWEFTTVEEMNTLDVLVAEDNDINQIVFSQILEGLGYRYLIAPSGDEAVRLWTEHQPKIILMDISLPGFNGFEAARLIRQTEEGGSSRTPIIGVITQAFERDRAECAKAGMDDVIMKPVSPDILQGIFQKYLAGDIRQANL from the coding sequence ATGAGTGCCGGCTTCGAAAAAGCGGACACATCATCTGTGGGCAGCGAAATGCCGGCTGGCACCAGCCTGCAGACGGCGTTATTTGACGCGGTTTGCGAGAGCCTCGACGCCGCTTTCATCGTCTACGACAAGACCGACCACATGATCTTTGCGAGCCGTCAGGTCCTCGATTTCTTTCCGATATCGGCGACCATGCTGAGGCCGGGGACGCGGTTGCGAGACTTCCTGGGCGCGATCTACGACACCGGCATCCGCACGCCGTCGGCCAGCAATCAGGGTGCGCTGAGCCGTGAGGATTGGTTGTCCCAGAAGATCGCCTCGCATTGGCGCGAACGCTTCGAAGCCGTCGAACGGCACGGTACCGATCGCTGGATTCGGTTTGGCAAGCGACGCCTTGCAAGCGGCTATGGCGTCTGCGTCATCCAGGACATCTCCGAGGACAAGAAGCGCGAGGAACAGTGGCGCTCCGATCTCGAGCGCGTGCAGCTTACCGAGGATATCCTCGACAATTTGCCGTTCCCGCTCTTCGTCAAGGACCGCAATCTGAATTACGTCGCTATCAACATCGCCTTCTGCGAGAAGTACCAGACGACGGTCGATGAAGTGCTCGGCCGTAAGAGCGGCGACCTGTTCTCCAAGGAGGTGGCCCAGCGCTTCGAGGAAAGCGACTGCCATGTTCTGGAGACCGGTGAGATGTCGGTTTCCCGCCAGCGGCAGGTCTCCCGCGACGGCGTGGAACGCGATATCGTCACGCGCAAGCACCGCATCGGCAAGCCAGGCCGCTATTTCCTCGTCTCGACAATGCAGGACCTGCCGCGCGACGGCGCCGATCTCGATGAATTCCGGTTCGCATCGACGGTCATAACGTCGAGCAAGAATTCCTATCGGCGCGCCTACGTTCCCATGAACGGCAGCGGCGAGCGTCGCGAACCGGCGGCCATGGAGGCGATCGTCCCGGAGAACTTCTCGGGCCGCAAGATCCTGGTGGTGACGTCGGATGTCGTGGCTGAAGCAGCGGCGCTACGAACCCTCGCCAAATACGGTTTCGAGGCCTGTTCGGTCCGTGGCGAGGACGAGGAGGAGCACTTCCTGGAAATCGCGAACTCTTCCGGCATCTCGCTCGACCTGCTCGTGATCGACAATCAGCTTGGCATGCGTTGCCTGGAGCTCGCCAAGCAATACGGCCTCCCGGTGCTGGTGATGGATGGCTTCCAGCTCGCGAATGAGCTCACCTTCCAGATCGCGCGCCATTTCAATCGCAGCAATCACGGCCAAGTCGCCGAGAGCATCGACGCCGATTGGGAATTCACGACCGTCGAGGAGATGAACACGCTCGACGTGCTCGTCGCCGAAGACAACGACATCAACCAGATCGTTTTCTCGCAGATCCTCGAGGGTCTCGGCTACCGATATCTGATCGCTCCAAGCGGCGATGAAGCGGTCCGCCTATGGACCGAGCATCAGCCGAAAATCATCCTGATGGACATATCGTTGCCAGGCTTCAACGGTTTCGAAGCGGCGCGGTTGATCCGCCAGACAGAGGAAGGCGGCAGTTCAAGAACGCCGATTATCGGCGTTATTACTCAGGCTTTCGAGCGTGATCGAGCCGAGTGCGCAAAGGCCGGAATGGACGATGTGATCATGAAACCGGTGAGCCCCGATATTCTTCAGGGGATCTTTCAGAAATACCTTGCCGGGGATATCAGACAGGCCAATCTGTGA
- a CDS encoding putative bifunctional diguanylate cyclase/phosphodiesterase — protein MAYTDPLTGLGNRYRMRDRIAQIAAERASDPAPFTIGIANLDSFKPINDLFGSSAGDEILCQVAHRLKACIPDGALVTRHDGDEFAFVLPLVFERASAEKFGQMIREVLSAPYDLGDRNVRLSASFGFSIYPFAGEEFEELLKSAETALYRSKRRGRGQITVYSREIAQEMKRATQLEQALRNAIISDAIDVHFQPIVALGNSQVVGFEALARWNDPDLGFVSPGVFVPLAEERGFIDALSEALLRKAAEAALSWPRELFLSFNLSSAQLMDPGTSSSVLSILGRVGFDPHRLELEITETAVMGSADTANRIIADLRQAGVRISLDDFGTGQSSLGRLRDFMFDKIKIDRAFVSRINSDRASEHIIKAILTMCEGLDLEVVAEGIEDYSEAVKLRSLGCGMGQGYHFGKPADGIATLRFLHENYYDTSDRVSA, from the coding sequence ATGGCCTATACCGATCCGCTGACCGGGCTCGGCAACCGTTACCGCATGCGCGACCGGATTGCCCAGATCGCCGCGGAACGCGCGAGCGATCCGGCACCCTTTACGATCGGCATCGCCAATCTTGATTCCTTCAAACCGATCAACGATCTCTTCGGCTCATCGGCGGGCGACGAGATTCTCTGCCAGGTCGCCCATCGCCTGAAGGCCTGCATTCCGGATGGCGCCCTGGTCACGCGTCACGACGGCGACGAATTTGCCTTTGTCCTGCCGCTTGTGTTCGAGCGGGCCAGCGCCGAGAAGTTCGGCCAGATGATCCGCGAGGTGCTATCGGCGCCATACGATCTTGGCGACCGCAATGTGAGGCTGTCGGCATCTTTCGGGTTTTCGATCTATCCCTTTGCCGGCGAGGAGTTCGAGGAATTGCTGAAAAGCGCTGAGACCGCACTCTACCGGTCAAAGCGGCGCGGCCGTGGCCAGATCACCGTCTATTCCCGCGAGATCGCCCAGGAAATGAAGCGCGCGACGCAATTGGAACAGGCGCTGCGCAACGCCATCATCTCCGACGCGATCGACGTGCATTTTCAGCCGATCGTCGCACTCGGCAACAGCCAGGTCGTGGGCTTCGAAGCTCTGGCGCGATGGAACGATCCGGATCTGGGCTTCGTTTCACCGGGTGTCTTCGTCCCGCTCGCGGAAGAACGCGGTTTCATCGACGCTTTGTCTGAGGCGCTGTTACGCAAGGCGGCGGAAGCGGCACTTTCCTGGCCGCGCGAACTCTTCCTCTCCTTCAATCTCTCCTCGGCGCAGTTGATGGATCCGGGCACGAGCAGCAGTGTCCTGTCGATCCTCGGCCGGGTCGGTTTCGACCCCCACCGGCTCGAACTGGAGATCACCGAAACTGCGGTGATGGGCTCGGCCGATACGGCAAATCGGATCATCGCCGATCTGCGCCAGGCGGGTGTGCGCATCTCGCTGGATGATTTCGGGACCGGCCAGTCGAGCCTCGGTCGCCTGCGTGATTTCATGTTCGACAAGATCAAGATCGATCGTGCCTTCGTGTCGCGGATCAACTCCGACCGCGCGTCCGAGCACATCATCAAGGCCATCCTCACGATGTGCGAGGGGCTTGACCTGGAAGTGGTCGCGGAAGGAATTGAGGATTATTCCGAGGCCGTCAAGCTACGCTCGCTCGGCTGCGGGATGGGGCAGGGCTATCACTTCGGCAAACCCGCCGATGGCATAGCGACGCTGCGGTTCCTGCACGAAAATTACTACGATACGTCAGATCGCGTCAGCGCCTGA
- a CDS encoding PRC-barrel domain-containing protein: protein MTRKLLTTVAAGALFATAFAPAAFSQSATQPADPNAPATQVAPSDPAAPPKVPDATAPAPAGDAQAPAPAATTDTAKAGGGSYLTEQAADQVSANTYIGQSVYNGQNESIGSVNDLIMKKDGGLVAAIVGVGGFLGIGEKDVAVPMDKITIAQNTQDGSVKLTTSETAESLKAAPQFKTLQMLAAEKAPAPAGTTDTTATGSTTNK from the coding sequence ATGACCCGCAAACTTCTCACAACCGTTGCCGCTGGTGCCCTGTTTGCCACGGCTTTCGCACCAGCGGCATTCTCACAGAGCGCAACCCAGCCGGCTGATCCGAACGCTCCGGCCACACAGGTGGCGCCAAGCGATCCGGCAGCTCCGCCGAAGGTTCCAGATGCCACGGCTCCGGCACCGGCTGGTGACGCTCAGGCTCCGGCACCGGCTGCCACGACCGACACTGCGAAAGCGGGTGGCGGCTCATACCTGACCGAGCAGGCTGCCGACCAAGTGAGTGCCAACACTTATATCGGTCAGTCGGTCTATAATGGTCAGAACGAAAGCATCGGTAGCGTCAACGACCTGATCATGAAGAAGGACGGCGGCTTGGTAGCAGCGATCGTCGGTGTCGGCGGCTTCCTCGGAATCGGCGAGAAGGACGTGGCCGTTCCGATGGATAAGATCACGATCGCCCAGAACACGCAGGACGGCAGCGTCAAGCTGACCACCTCTGAGACCGCCGAATCGCTGAAGGCCGCTCCGCAGTTCAAGACGCTTCAGATGCTGGCAGCCGAGAAGGCCCCTGCGCCAGCCGGCACAACAGACACGACGGCCACAGGCTCGACAACGAACAAGTAA